The Acidobacteriota bacterium genome contains the following window.
AAGGTGGCAGCGCGAGCAGGCCACCCCCGAATCCACGTACGTCTTCATGTCGAAGAGGAACCCGCCGTGGGCCGACATCCCCCCGGGCGCGCCGTGGCACGCGCCGCAGGCGCCCACCGTTTCGGCGGGCCGCTGGCCCTCGAAGTGGCACAGGAAGCAGACCCGCTGGTCCACCGCCACGTGGCCCGCCTCGTGCGTGAACCCGTGGCAGGAGGCGCAGTGCAGGCGAATCCCTCGGCGCTCCTGGGCCAGGTGCGGCGCGTGGGGGAACGTGATGCCCGAGAAGGTGACGGGCTTGGCCGCCGCCATGTCGGGATGGCAGTCCTTTTGGGAGCAGGCCGAATCGGGGACGTAGGCCTTGGGGCGGGGCCGGTAGGTCCCCGTAGCGTACTTTACCAGCTGGGCGAACATGTCCCGCCGCTGGGTCGGATGGCACTGGACGCAGTCCACGTGCAAGTGGGTGGAGGCCTTCCACTGATCGACGTAGGGGGCCATGTAGTGGCAGTTGTCGCAAAAGGAGGAGCGCCTCGCCGCGACGTCCACGAAAAGCCATCCGGCCAGCAGGACCGCGAGGGAGATCCCGCCGAGAACCAGCGTCCGTTTCCTTCCGAGCGCCATGGTCTAGCCCTCCCCCCCGCCTCGCCCCACCGACCCCGGACCCTCCGCGGGAAGCCGGCCCTCCCTCACCCACTCCTCGTACTCCAGCGCGTGCTCCTCCTTGAATTCCTCCAAGGTGATCCGGCCGTTCCAGAAGGTGAGGCTCCCGGGGAAGCGCTTGGGATTGAAGTGGACGTTGTAGAAGTGCCAGATCACGATGGCCAGGGTGGCCAGGAGGGCCTCGTCCGAGTGGGCCTCGCGGCCGATGTCGTAGACCACCTTCCCGAAGCGGTTGATGGCGTCGTCCTTGAACCAGAGGATGAACCCCGAGGTGATCATGACCACCATGCCCCAGTAAACGGCCCAGTAGTCGAACTTCTCGATGTAGGAGAAGCGCCCGAAGAGGGGCCGGTCCTTCTCCAGGCCGAGGAAGTACCGGACCTGGTGGAGAAAGTCCTTGATGTCCTGGAGTTTGGGGAGGAGGAGCCCGAAGTCCTTCCGGCCGGCGGCGGAGGAGATCGTGTAGAAGATGTGGTACCCGCCCACGGCGGTCAGCAGGACGGCGCCGATCCGGTGGAGGATCCCCGTCACCGACGGCCCTCCCATCACGTCCATGAACCACTTGGAGAAGGCCGCCTCGTGAAACTTGATGGGAAGGCCCGTGACGATGAGGAGGATGCAGCTGGTAAAGAGGACCAGGTGCTGGGCCCTCAGGTGGAGGCTGAGGCGCTCCACGTGGCCGCCCGCTTCCGCCTTGGCCTCCTTTTTGCGGAGGGCTTTCGCGCGGCGGTGCTCCTCCTCAAGGAAAGCCCGACACACGCGGCGGACTCCCTGGTCCGCTTCCCGGTGGAGGGTGGAAAGGAGGAGGGCCCGAAGGCGCTCCGCCTGCTCGGGTGTCAGGTCCGAGGGAACCTCCTTTTCGAGGATCCCGGAGAGGGAGGCCGCCGCCTCCTCCACCACGGACCGGATCTGCGCCCGGCCCGCGTCCTTCCCGGCCTCCTGGCTCATGGGTTCGCCTCCCCCTTGGTCTCCGGATTCGGCTCGGTCCTGCGGCGCCTCCTGGACCGGTACTGACGGAACAGGTCGAGTCCGATGTGGATGAACAGGCCGGTCAGCGTGCTGACCGTCAAGACCTCAAACCCCAGGGCCACCCAGTAGACGATCCCCGCCGACCGGTCCTTCGGGTTCAGGTGGATCCGGCCCTTGGCGAAATTGGCGTTGGCCCCTGGATGGCACTTCCCGCAGGTGGCGGGGATGTTCTTCACGTTCACCGAACTCTGGGGATCCGCCGAGGGCAGGATGAGGTGAGCCCGGTGGCAGGAGGCGCAGTTGGCCGCCTTTAGGTCCCCGAACTCGGTGGCGATGCCGTGGAAGGAGTCCCGGTAGGTGGCCACCTGCTGGACCTTCACGCCGTACTTCTCCATGATGAAGACCTTGGCGTGGCACTGGGCGCAGGTATTGCCCACGTTGGCCGGGCTCACGCTGGAGCCGCGGTCCTCCGGACGCGCGATGGTGTGCTCGCCGTGGCAGTCGGTGCAGACGGGGGCGTCCTTCGCGCCCCGATCCAGGGCCTTGCCGTGGATGGAGGCCCGGTATTCCCCGTACACCTTGAGGTGGCAGGCCCCGCAGACCTGGGTCACGTGGGCGCGGTTCACGGAGGATCGCGGATCGGTTCCCGGGGCGATCAGGTGATCGCCGTGACAGTCCTGGCACAGGGGGGCCTTCGGATTGCCCCCCGCCAGTTCGCGCCCGTGGACGCTTTTCTCGAACTCCGTGTACTTGGGGGTCTGGGGGACCCCGGCCGTGCTCCCTTCATAGTGGCAGCGCCGGCAGTTGACCCTCCCCGGACGCTCGGGGTGGGGAACCTCATCCACGTCGGCGTGGCAGTCCACGCAGGTGTTCTGGGCATGGACCGACTGGCGCAGGAGCGTGGGGTCCACGAAGAGCTCCAGGACCTCCCCCGACGGGCGCACCTGGCGGAATCCGGGTTTCCCGTGGCACGAAAGGCACCGGAGGTCTTCCTGGGCCGGCGTGGCCACCCACGCGGCGGAGGCCGCCAGGAGGACGGCCACCGGTCGCCACCCCCGGCGCGCCAGGCGATGAAGGCCTTTCCTCATGGCTTCTTCTCCTCCCTCTCCCGGGCTTCCACCTCTCCAAGGTGTTGTCGCCGGTACACGTCGGCCCGCATGCGCCCGGTGAGCCAGGCGGGGTTCATGGGGAAGTTCCCCGCGGCCAGGTGGACGTCGTAGATGTGCCAGAGGATGAGGACGATGAAGATGAGCTGGGCTTCCCGCGAATGGAGGACCAGCATGAGGTCGATGAAGCCTTTGGGAAAGAGGGTGAGGCTCGCTTGGGGTGACCAGAGAACCAGGCCCGAGAGGACCATGATCAGGCAGCCCGCCAGAATCCCCCAGTATTGGAATTTCTGCCACGGGGTGAATCGGCCGAACCGGGGCGGCTCTCCCTTCCCCGTCCAGTTGAACCGCCAGCCCCGTGCGGCCTCGATGAAATCGGCCCGAACGAAGAGGAGGTCCCTCAGATCCCTCTTGTACCGCTGGGAGAAGATCAGCCCTCCCAGGTGTAGAAAGCCCGCCCCTACGAGCCCTACAGCGGCCGCGCGGTGCAGCCAGTGGCGGCCGCCCAACCCCCCCATCCACCCGATGAGAACCTGGGCCCAAGCATGGTCGTGATAGGCCAGGGCGAGCCCGGACATGACGAGGAGGAGAACGCAGAGGGCGAGGAGAGCGTGGTCGACGCGCTGGAGGAGCGTCATCCGCTCCACGGTGGGATGGGGGTCTGCTTCGGCCATCGTGAGGTCCCCTGCACACGATCAGGTTTTCGCCAAACGAACGGTTGGAACGCGCTGGTTTTACGGTACCGGGTTCGGGACATTCGGTGCAAGCCCCCCCGGTCCGGGGAAACGGTAGCCGGTCCGGCGGGCATCGGACAAGCCGGCGTCCGCGCGGGCGCGCGCGCATTGGGGTATTTCACCTAGCACTCCAATCGAGGGGAGCCAACCAATTGGCGCAGAGCAATTTACAGACTGAAAACACGGCCCCATCAAGCGGGTTTTTTCACCCAATTCTGTGCTATCCAGGTTTCCAGCCTTCTGTCTCCCGGTCCGATGAGGCGGTGCAAGCGTTCGGGAAGATTGGGAAGCCAGGAGAATCGTGCGAAGCGGCGGACCGGATCCAGGGTGAGCCGGGGGCCCGAGGAGTCCAGTTCCCAGGGGTGAAACCAGTAGACGGCCGGCACGCCCCGGCGGAGCGCGGCGTCCCGAGCCGCCTCCAGGAAGCGCAGGGGAAGGCGCCGAAGCAGGACGGTCCCTCCCATCGGAAGGGCGACCCACCGCCAGGGGGCACGGAGGGCCGGCACCTCGAGGACCCCCGCGCCGGGCCCCGGAGGACCGGCGCGGGCCCCTCCCAAGAAAGGCACGGCCAGCCGGCTCGAGGAGTAGGTGAAGCCCTCCTCGGCGAGCACCTCGTAAGGCCAGGGAGCCGCGCCCATGGACCACATGGGCGCCCGGAACCCCCGCACCCTGCGCCCGCAGACGTCCTCCAAAGCCTGGCGCCCCTCCCTCGCCTCCCGTCGGAAGGCCTCGGGGGACAGCTCGAAGACTCGGCGGTGAAGGTTCCCGTGGCAGGCCACCTCGTGGCCCTCCTCCGCGATCCGTCGGACGGCCGTCCGATGGCGGGTGGCGGCCCAGCCGAGCACGAAGAAGGTGGCCCGGACCCTCCAAGAGGCCAGGAGGTCGAGCGTCGCGGCCAGGGCGGTGGGAAGCCGCGGAGGAAGCCCGGCCCACAGGCGGGGATCCGCGCCCGCCGGGTGGTCCGGGACATGGAACCACTCTTCCACGTCCACCGTCAGGAGGATGCCGTCGGAGGCCGAACGGTCAATCGTCCTCGCTCCCCTCGTCGGAGGCCTGGTTCATGGGGATGGGCTTGTCCAGATTGAGATTGGGCCGGGCGAATCCCGCCGGCGGCTGGGGCTTCTTTTCCCCTTCCTTCTCGGGGGGAGGCTCGTCCTCCGTCGTGACCTCCTCGTCCAGATCCTCCTCCGGCTCCTCCTCCTCGGGCTCGGCCGGCGGAGGGGTTGGCGGCCTTTCGGGGACGAAGCCGGGACGGGAGGGGGGCGTCGGGCCGGGGAATCCACGCTGGACCGCCGGCTGGGGCGCGGAGGGCGGCAAGGTGAGGGGCAGGGCGCCCTTCTCCTGTGTGAACTGAAGGATCTCCGAGGAGCGCACGGCCAGTTCCCCGTTGCCCACCCGCAGGTAGGTCCACTCCTTGTCCGTCCGGTGGCTCTGGATGACCAGGGAGCGGTGGTCCTTGAAAATCACCACCTCCTGGGCGAGGAGGGGCGCGGAGAAGGCCAGCGCGAGGACCGTCCAAACAAGGCGTTTCACGGCACGACCTCCACGGCGAGCCCTTCGGCCGACGGCGGTGCGGCGAGGATACGGGCGCCGCACGCTTCGAGGGCCCGCTCCACATCCCATCGTGCGCCCTCCCGGACCAGGAATGCAAGACATCCCCCGCCCCCGGCCCCGCACGCCTTGCCGCCCAGGGCCCCGGCCGCGAGGGCCGCCTCGCAGAGGCTCTTGAGGACCGGCGTTTCGATGCCCTCGGCGAGGCCTTTTCGAAGAAACCATTCCTTCGCGAGCAGGTTTCCGGCTTCGACCCAATCCCCAGCCAAAAGGGCCTCCCGCATGGACCGGGCCGCATCCGCGATGCCTTCCAGCCTGCGGGCCGTTTCACCGTCCCCGTCCAGGAAGCGGCGAACGAGGGCCCAGTTGGTCCCGGCCGAGATCCTGGACTGCCCCGAATACGCCACGACCAGGCGACCGCCGAAGGCCTCCAGGTCGACTCGGAGGCTCTCCACCCGCTCGCCTCCCGGTTCGTAGTGCAGGGCCAGGGCCCCTCCGTGGATGGCGGGCCAGAAGTCCTGGACCCCCGTCGGGATGCGGAGGTGGGCCGCCTCCACGTCGCGGCAGAGGGACACGAGCGCCTCTGCGGAGAATCGCCGTCCCGATGCCGTCTCCAGGGCCGAAGCCACGGCCACGGACAGGGCCGAGGAGCCCCCCAGGCCGCTTCCCGGGGGGATGGCGCTTCCCGTGGCCAGGTGCCACCCGCCGGTCACGCCGAAGGCGGCGCAGTAGCGCTCCAGGAGCGCCAGGGGACCCGGCGCATCCCCGGGCTTCCAACGGTAGTCC
Protein-coding sequences here:
- a CDS encoding cytochrome b/b6 domain-containing protein yields the protein MSQEAGKDAGRAQIRSVVEEAAASLSGILEKEVPSDLTPEQAERLRALLLSTLHREADQGVRRVCRAFLEEEHRRAKALRKKEAKAEAGGHVERLSLHLRAQHLVLFTSCILLIVTGLPIKFHEAAFSKWFMDVMGGPSVTGILHRIGAVLLTAVGGYHIFYTISSAAGRKDFGLLLPKLQDIKDFLHQVRYFLGLEKDRPLFGRFSYIEKFDYWAVYWGMVVMITSGFILWFKDDAINRFGKVVYDIGREAHSDEALLATLAIVIWHFYNVHFNPKRFPGSLTFWNGRITLEEFKEEHALEYEEWVREGRLPAEGPGSVGRGGGEG
- a CDS encoding cytochrome b/b6 domain-containing protein, yielding MAEADPHPTVERMTLLQRVDHALLALCVLLLVMSGLALAYHDHAWAQVLIGWMGGLGGRHWLHRAAAVGLVGAGFLHLGGLIFSQRYKRDLRDLLFVRADFIEAARGWRFNWTGKGEPPRFGRFTPWQKFQYWGILAGCLIMVLSGLVLWSPQASLTLFPKGFIDLMLVLHSREAQLIFIVLILWHIYDVHLAAGNFPMNPAWLTGRMRADVYRRQHLGEVEAREREEKKP
- a CDS encoding polysaccharide deacetylase family protein produces the protein MEEWFHVPDHPAGADPRLWAGLPPRLPTALAATLDLLASWRVRATFFVLGWAATRHRTAVRRIAEEGHEVACHGNLHRRVFELSPEAFRREAREGRQALEDVCGRRVRGFRAPMWSMGAAPWPYEVLAEEGFTYSSSRLAVPFLGGARAGPPGPGAGVLEVPALRAPWRWVALPMGGTVLLRRLPLRFLEAARDAALRRGVPAVYWFHPWELDSSGPRLTLDPVRRFARFSWLPNLPERLHRLIGPGDRRLETWIAQNWVKKPA